A part of Deltaproteobacteria bacterium genomic DNA contains:
- a CDS encoding chemotaxis protein CheW — protein sequence PVVDMRLKFGMSRTEQTVNTCIIIVEISLDGEKLVIGALADSVQEVIEIEPGHIEPPPRIGTRLNTEFIKGMGKRDEQFIIILEINKIFSSSELVVISGESAAESA from the coding sequence GCCGGTAGTCGACATGCGCCTGAAGTTCGGCATGAGCCGTACGGAGCAGACGGTCAACACCTGCATAATAATCGTCGAGATAAGCCTTGACGGCGAAAAGCTCGTAATCGGGGCTCTCGCGGACTCGGTCCAGGAGGTCATAGAGATAGAGCCCGGGCATATTGAGCCGCCTCCGCGCATAGGCACGAGGCTCAATACCGAGTTCATAAAAGGCATGGGCAAGAGGGATGAGCAGTTCATAATCATCCTTGAGATAAACAAGATATTCTCTTCCAGCGAGCTCGTAGTAATCAGCG